The Halorubrum salinarum genome segment CGCGGAGTTGAACGGGCCGGTCGGGCCGGGGTGGAACCCCGCGGCCGAGAAGAACGGGAGCGGCGGCTGCTCGTCGAGCGGTTCGCCGTCGACGCTGACGCGGACCCGCACGGCCGCGACGTCGATCGGGTCGCCGCCGCGGTGGTCGATCGCGATCCGGTCGTCGGTCGCCGACAGCGACAGCACCGCCGAGGGCGGCACCGTCGCGCTCGGGCCGTCGAGCGCGGTGGCCGCGACGCCGCCGGCCAACACGACCGTGATCGCGATGAGCAGCACGCCCGCGACGGGCGCCATCCCTCGGGCGCGGCGAGCAACTGGTGACACGGGGGGCGTGGGGCGCTTTCGACTAAAAGCGTCGCCCCGGGCGGCCG includes the following:
- a CDS encoding type IV pilin — protein: MAPVAGVLLIAITVVLAGGVAATALDGPSATVPPSAVLSLSATDDRIAIDHRGGDPIDVAAVRVRVSVDGEPLDEQPPLPFFSAAGFHPGPTGPFNSAGDDTLRVGETAAFRVADTNDPTLEPGRRVTVEITADGRPVATLETVVESG